One genomic segment of Bradyrhizobium diazoefficiens includes these proteins:
- the glk gene encoding glucokinase — protein MSIGRTGQILLADIGGTNARFALSQDTRQIDYVKVADFPTVREAIVDVLARRTGGAPPQRAVLAVAGPVTNNRCVMTNSPWVIDGNELQPALGFDSVHVLNDFEVVAWSLPALEPADLIPLGGHDGLPGEPLLVVGPGTGFGVSCLVERHGARLAVVTEAGHATLPAENEREERVIACLRRRLGHVSIERGALSGSGLQSLYEALAEVDGAQVPHRDAAAITKAAMDNTCPISRATLEMFCAILGSVAGNLAVTFGARGGVYIAGGIAPRFPDFLAASAFRARFEAKGRFQDYLRNIPTRLVIRPDASFLGLKMFADHNPD, from the coding sequence ATGAGTATCGGCAGGACAGGACAGATTCTTCTCGCCGATATCGGCGGCACCAATGCGCGCTTTGCGCTGAGCCAGGATACCCGACAGATCGACTATGTGAAGGTCGCCGATTTCCCAACCGTGCGGGAAGCCATTGTCGATGTTCTCGCACGCCGGACCGGCGGCGCGCCGCCCCAACGGGCGGTGCTGGCCGTGGCAGGTCCTGTGACCAACAATCGCTGCGTCATGACCAACAGCCCTTGGGTCATCGACGGCAACGAACTCCAGCCGGCCCTCGGCTTCGACAGCGTGCACGTGCTCAACGATTTCGAGGTGGTGGCCTGGTCCCTGCCCGCTCTGGAGCCGGCCGACCTGATCCCGCTCGGCGGACATGACGGCCTTCCCGGCGAGCCGTTGCTCGTGGTCGGGCCTGGAACCGGCTTCGGCGTCTCCTGTCTGGTCGAGCGCCATGGCGCGCGGCTGGCCGTCGTGACCGAGGCGGGACATGCCACGCTACCGGCCGAGAACGAGCGCGAGGAGCGCGTGATCGCGTGCCTGCGCCGCCGCCTGGGCCATGTCTCCATCGAGCGCGGCGCGCTCTCGGGTTCCGGCCTGCAAAGCCTTTACGAGGCGCTGGCCGAAGTCGACGGCGCCCAGGTGCCGCATCGCGATGCCGCCGCCATCACCAAGGCAGCCATGGACAACACCTGCCCGATTAGCCGCGCGACGCTGGAGATGTTCTGCGCCATCCTCGGCTCGGTCGCGGGCAATCTCGCGGTGACCTTCGGCGCCCGTGGCGGCGTCTACATCGCCGGCGGAATCGCGCCGCGCTTTCCGGACTTCCTTGCGGCCTCGGCCTTCCGCGCCCGCTTCGAGGCCAAGGGCCGCTTCCAGGATTATCTGCGCAACATCCCCACCCGACTGGTCATTAGGCCCGATGCGAGCTTCCTCGGCCTGAAGATGTTCGCCGACCACAATCCGGATTGA
- the pncA gene encoding bifunctional nicotinamidase/pyrazinamidase, whose product MKISERDVLLVIDVQNDFCTGGALAVPGGEKVVPAVNRIAQKFANVVLTQDWHPRDHVSFAANHAGMQPFQAIELDYGTQVLWPTHCVQGTAGAEFHRDLDVSCASLIVRKGFRRGIDSYSALFENDHRTPTGLLGYLRERELKTVFVAGLALDFCVRFSAEDARNAGFEVVVIEDACRGIDLDGSVAATHQSFRDLGVSVVGLEAFL is encoded by the coding sequence ATGAAGATTTCAGAGCGCGACGTGCTGCTGGTGATCGACGTGCAGAACGATTTCTGCACCGGTGGGGCGCTCGCCGTTCCCGGCGGCGAGAAGGTGGTCCCGGCCGTCAACCGCATTGCGCAGAAGTTCGCCAACGTGGTGCTGACCCAGGACTGGCATCCGCGCGACCATGTCTCTTTCGCGGCGAACCATGCGGGCATGCAGCCCTTCCAGGCCATCGAGCTCGACTACGGCACCCAGGTGCTCTGGCCGACGCATTGCGTGCAGGGCACGGCAGGCGCGGAATTTCATCGCGATCTCGACGTCAGCTGCGCCAGCCTCATCGTGCGCAAGGGCTTTCGCCGCGGCATCGATTCCTATTCGGCGCTGTTCGAGAATGACCATCGGACGCCGACCGGTCTGCTCGGCTATTTGCGCGAACGCGAGCTGAAGACCGTGTTCGTCGCAGGTCTCGCGCTCGACTTCTGTGTCCGCTTCTCGGCGGAGGATGCCCGCAACGCCGGCTTCGAGGTCGTCGTCATCGAGGACGCCTGCCGCGGCATCGATCTCGACGGCTCCGTGGCCGCGACCCATCAGAGTTTTCGGGATCTCGGCGTCTCGGTCGTCGGCCTCGAAGCGTTCCTGTGA
- a CDS encoding alpha/beta fold hydrolase, protein MVETTGKQKGGPVPDDPLLWPFAAARLAMDACFWWLERDPPEQGASCLPWTTPNAVALELATMRLRDCSRTHSGQPALVCAPYALHRALIADFAPDHSVVQSLQSGGIDRVYLTDWRSAAPDMRYLSIDNYLSDLNVAIDEIGAPVDLIGLCQGGWLSLLYAARFPAKVRRLVLAGAPVDLSIESHLSQLVRNAPEAVYDQLVARGGGNLSGEEMLRFWSKAPSREDIAAALQKDLTDGEGAALLARFDRWNAETLNLPGRYYLEIVNWIFRENRLAAGRFTALGRAIDLKNVKAPLFLLAGLDDDVVPASQALATADLVGTPPAFVAAASEPSDHLGLFMGARTHTCAWPRIAAWLRDDLSSVLARSA, encoded by the coding sequence ATGGTGGAAACGACGGGCAAACAGAAGGGCGGACCCGTCCCGGACGACCCGCTGCTGTGGCCGTTCGCGGCGGCACGGCTCGCCATGGATGCATGCTTCTGGTGGCTGGAGCGCGATCCGCCGGAGCAGGGCGCCAGCTGCCTGCCGTGGACGACACCCAACGCTGTCGCGCTGGAGCTTGCGACCATGCGCCTGCGCGATTGCTCGCGAACGCACTCGGGCCAGCCGGCCTTGGTCTGCGCGCCCTATGCGCTGCATCGCGCCCTGATCGCTGATTTCGCGCCCGATCACAGCGTGGTGCAGTCGCTGCAAAGCGGCGGCATCGATCGGGTCTATCTCACCGACTGGCGCTCGGCTGCGCCCGACATGCGCTATCTCTCGATCGACAACTATCTGTCCGATCTCAACGTCGCCATCGACGAGATCGGCGCGCCGGTCGATCTGATCGGTCTGTGCCAGGGCGGCTGGCTGTCGCTGCTGTACGCGGCGCGCTTTCCGGCCAAGGTGCGGCGGCTGGTGCTGGCCGGCGCGCCGGTCGATCTTTCGATCGAGTCCCATCTCTCCCAACTGGTCCGCAATGCGCCGGAGGCGGTCTACGATCAGCTCGTCGCGCGTGGCGGCGGCAATCTCAGCGGCGAGGAGATGCTGCGGTTCTGGTCCAAAGCACCAAGCCGCGAGGATATCGCGGCCGCGTTGCAGAAGGATCTTACGGATGGGGAGGGCGCAGCGCTGCTCGCGCGCTTCGACCGCTGGAACGCGGAAACGCTCAATCTGCCCGGCAGGTATTATCTTGAGATCGTCAACTGGATATTCCGCGAGAACCGGCTTGCCGCCGGCCGCTTCACCGCGCTCGGCCGCGCGATCGACCTGAAGAACGTCAAGGCGCCGCTGTTCCTGCTGGCCGGGCTCGACGACGATGTGGTGCCGGCGTCACAGGCGCTCGCCACCGCCGACCTCGTCGGCACCCCGCCAGCCTTCGTTGCGGCGGCCTCCGAGCCGAGCGATCATCTCGGCCTGTTCATGGGCGCGCGAACCCACACTTGCGCCTGGCCGCGGATCGCCGCGTGGCTGCGCGACGACCTCTCGAGCGTCCTGGCCCGCAGCGCCTGA
- a CDS encoding NAD(+) synthase, with translation MTFHSIYAHGFARVAACVTTSHVADPSANAKAVLEAANACHQQSVAVAVFPELCLSGYAIEDLVKQDALLDAVERGLAAIIEASSTLMTVLIVGAPLRFGNRIYNCAIVVHRGNVLGVVPKSYLPTYREFYEGRHFASGAGIAGETIAFGGLHAPFGTDLLFAAEDVPGLTIGVEICEDMWIPVTPASELALAGASVLINLSGSPITIGRARSRALLCQSTSARCLAAYVYSAAGAGESTTDLAWDGQTSIYENGVLLAEGERFRQGGQITIADVDLDLLRQERALMGTFDDNRRQREGFYRRITFALKPPSADIGFLRRIERFPFVPSDESLLEQDCYEAYNIQVAGLVQRMRATGTKRVVIGVSGGLDSTHALIVAAKAVDLLGLPRENILAYTMPGFATGSESKTNALALMKALKTNWQELDIRTTATQMLKDMGHPFGKGEKVYDVTFENVQAGLRTDYLFRLANHHGGIVIGTGDLSELALGWCTYGVGDQMAHYNVNAGVPKTLIQHLIRWVIASKQFSGDVNRTLASILSAEISPELVPVQAGETPQSTEASVGPYELQDFNLFYTLRFGMRPSKIAFMAQHAWKDVAKGEWPPAFPSDRRKAYDLPEIRRWLEVFLRRFFAFSQFKRSAMPNGPKVSAGGSLSPRGDWRAPSDSSAAAWLEDLERNVPR, from the coding sequence ATGACTTTCCACTCGATCTATGCCCACGGATTTGCGCGCGTGGCGGCCTGCGTCACCACCTCCCACGTCGCCGATCCCTCGGCCAACGCCAAGGCCGTCCTGGAAGCCGCGAATGCCTGCCACCAGCAGTCGGTGGCGGTGGCCGTGTTTCCCGAGCTGTGCCTGTCCGGCTATGCGATCGAAGATCTGGTGAAGCAGGATGCGCTGCTCGATGCGGTCGAGCGCGGGCTCGCCGCGATCATCGAAGCCTCCTCGACGCTGATGACCGTCCTGATCGTCGGTGCCCCGCTGCGGTTCGGCAACCGCATCTACAATTGCGCCATCGTCGTTCACCGCGGCAACGTCCTCGGCGTCGTGCCGAAGAGCTATTTGCCGACCTATCGCGAATTCTACGAGGGACGGCATTTCGCCTCCGGCGCCGGCATCGCCGGTGAGACGATCGCGTTCGGCGGGCTGCACGCACCGTTCGGCACCGATCTGCTGTTTGCGGCCGAGGATGTGCCTGGCCTGACCATCGGCGTCGAGATCTGCGAGGACATGTGGATCCCGGTGACGCCGGCCTCGGAGCTCGCGCTCGCCGGGGCGAGCGTACTGATCAATCTGTCGGGCAGCCCGATCACGATCGGCCGGGCGCGCTCGCGCGCGCTGCTGTGCCAGTCGACCTCGGCGCGCTGCCTTGCGGCTTACGTCTATTCGGCCGCTGGCGCCGGGGAATCGACCACGGATCTCGCCTGGGACGGCCAGACCTCGATCTACGAGAACGGCGTGCTGCTGGCCGAGGGCGAGCGGTTCCGCCAGGGCGGCCAGATCACCATTGCCGACGTCGATCTCGACCTGCTCAGGCAGGAACGCGCCCTGATGGGCACGTTCGACGACAATCGCCGCCAGCGCGAAGGTTTTTATCGCAGGATCACCTTCGCCCTGAAGCCGCCGTCAGCCGACATCGGGTTCCTGCGCAGGATCGAGCGCTTTCCGTTCGTGCCGAGCGACGAGAGTCTGCTCGAGCAGGATTGCTACGAGGCTTACAACATCCAGGTCGCGGGTCTCGTGCAGCGCATGCGCGCCACCGGCACCAAACGCGTCGTGATCGGCGTCTCCGGCGGCCTCGATTCCACCCATGCCCTGATCGTCGCCGCGAAGGCGGTCGACCTGCTCGGCCTGCCGCGCGAGAACATCCTCGCCTACACCATGCCGGGCTTTGCCACCGGCAGCGAGAGCAAGACCAACGCGCTGGCGCTGATGAAGGCGCTCAAGACGAACTGGCAGGAGCTCGACATCCGCACCACGGCGACGCAGATGCTGAAGGACATGGGCCATCCCTTCGGCAAGGGCGAGAAGGTCTACGATGTCACCTTCGAAAACGTGCAGGCGGGCCTGCGCACCGACTATCTGTTCCGGCTCGCCAATCATCATGGCGGCATCGTCATCGGTACCGGCGATCTCTCGGAGCTTGCGCTCGGTTGGTGCACCTACGGCGTCGGCGACCAGATGGCGCACTACAATGTCAATGCCGGCGTGCCGAAGACGCTGATCCAGCATCTGATCCGCTGGGTGATTGCCTCGAAGCAGTTCTCTGGCGACGTCAACCGGACACTGGCCTCGATCCTCTCGGCCGAGATCTCGCCGGAGCTGGTTCCGGTGCAGGCCGGCGAGACGCCGCAGAGCACGGAAGCTTCTGTCGGTCCCTATGAGCTGCAGGATTTCAACCTGTTCTACACCCTGCGGTTCGGCATGCGGCCGTCCAAGATCGCGTTCATGGCGCAGCATGCCTGGAAGGATGTCGCCAAAGGCGAATGGCCGCCGGCATTCCCGAGCGACAGGCGCAAGGCCTATGATCTGCCCGAGATCAGGCGTTGGCTCGAGGTGTTTCTGCGCCGCTTCTTCGCCTTCAGCCAGTTCAAGCGCTCGGCGATGCCGAACGGCCCGAAGGTCTCGGCCGGCGGCTCATTGTCGCCGCGCGGCGACTGGCGCGCGCCGTCGGATTCGAGTGCGGCCGCCTGGCTTGAGGATCTCGAGCGGAACGTGCCGCGGTGA
- a CDS encoding GrlR family regulatory protein produces MSAGDGPETGEEAKVVNGLYIFDIEMRDGKRGQARGVVVLCEGRIMGGDSYFYYTGSYTFRGGKWRGDMIVNQHTEAVGKTLAFGGREVTCGFSGDYFPGGAEVEGMALVGKTSVTFTARLTLKDAM; encoded by the coding sequence ATGTCGGCGGGCGACGGGCCGGAAACGGGTGAAGAGGCCAAGGTCGTCAATGGCCTCTACATCTTCGACATCGAGATGCGCGACGGCAAGCGCGGGCAGGCGAGGGGTGTCGTCGTGCTCTGCGAAGGCCGCATCATGGGCGGCGACAGCTATTTCTACTACACCGGCAGCTACACCTTCCGGGGCGGAAAGTGGCGCGGCGACATGATCGTCAATCAGCACACCGAGGCGGTTGGCAAGACGCTGGCATTCGGCGGCCGCGAGGTCACCTGCGGCTTTTCCGGCGACTATTTTCCCGGCGGCGCGGAAGTGGAGGGCATGGCGCTGGTCGGCAAGACCAGCGTGACATTCACGGCCCGGCTGACGTTGAAGGATGCGATGTAG
- a CDS encoding DUF1236 domain-containing protein, with protein MRTQLMLSTAAIGLLLGSGFAYAQAPGERRDEPKRTEEPAKEPTKGAAPQRGGAAQERGPERAQERVQERAQGGQEKMQGAGREEKGGAARHEANEEKRSPAAAEHNQPKAKDQAQESREPARDRGREAETAKPGRDSKGSAETKQDKSPPQKSTAESEKSKTGPTGQQNERTGAAANQNERNQSQPPRNAAEQQPAQQGNRPATATETNRTAPTNNAQTAPSQTGTQTNQANQTTQTNTQVNQQSRITSEKQVQISERLSREHLAQPERNLNISIRVGETIPPRVRLYRLPPEIVSIEPEYRDYEYFATDDDVVIVEPRTHRIVSQVPRDPSRARAQMSGGTSSMAAAGGTNASSNVNCRIMRRDASGNVAEAQASTVGSTARTDSLSVIVQMPDGGASAPIPLGAAAGDIVVATQGQGDCTVTLEPQTR; from the coding sequence ATGCGCACGCAATTGATGTTGTCGACGGCTGCGATCGGACTGTTGCTCGGGTCCGGCTTCGCCTATGCCCAGGCGCCCGGCGAGCGGCGCGACGAACCCAAACGGACCGAGGAACCGGCCAAGGAGCCGACCAAGGGCGCCGCGCCGCAACGCGGCGGAGCGGCTCAGGAACGCGGACCGGAACGGGCTCAGGAGCGAGTGCAGGAGCGCGCCCAGGGCGGCCAGGAGAAAATGCAGGGAGCCGGCCGCGAGGAGAAGGGCGGCGCCGCCAGGCATGAGGCCAACGAGGAGAAGCGCTCGCCGGCCGCAGCCGAGCATAACCAGCCGAAGGCGAAGGACCAGGCGCAGGAGTCGCGCGAACCGGCGCGTGATCGGGGGCGCGAGGCCGAGACTGCCAAACCCGGGCGTGACAGCAAGGGCAGCGCGGAGACCAAGCAGGACAAGTCCCCGCCGCAGAAGTCGACCGCCGAGTCCGAGAAATCCAAGACCGGTCCGACCGGTCAGCAGAACGAGCGAACGGGCGCTGCGGCCAACCAGAACGAGCGCAACCAGAGCCAGCCGCCGCGCAACGCGGCGGAGCAGCAGCCCGCGCAACAGGGCAACCGGCCGGCAACGGCAACGGAGACCAACCGGACCGCGCCGACCAACAACGCGCAAACCGCACCGTCGCAGACCGGCACCCAGACCAATCAGGCCAATCAGACGACCCAGACCAACACGCAAGTGAATCAGCAGAGCCGTATCACCTCCGAGAAGCAGGTGCAGATCTCGGAAAGGCTTAGCCGGGAGCATCTGGCACAGCCCGAGCGAAATCTGAACATCTCGATCCGGGTCGGCGAGACCATTCCCCCGCGCGTGCGGCTCTACAGGCTGCCGCCCGAAATCGTGTCGATCGAGCCCGAATATCGCGACTACGAATATTTTGCGACCGACGACGATGTCGTCATCGTGGAGCCGCGCACCCACCGCATCGTCAGCCAGGTGCCGCGTGATCCCTCACGTGCCCGCGCGCAAATGAGCGGTGGCACGTCGAGCATGGCGGCGGCCGGCGGTACCAATGCCAGCAGCAATGTGAATTGCCGCATCATGCGGCGCGACGCCTCCGGCAACGTGGCCGAGGCGCAAGCGTCGACGGTGGGCTCGACCGCGCGCACCGATTCCCTGAGCGTGATTGTTCAGATGCCCGATGGCGGCGCGTCCGCGCCGATCCCGCTGGGTGCCGCCGCAGGCGATATCGTGGTCGCGACGCAAGGCCAGGGCGATTGCACCGTCACGCTGGAGCCGCAGACGCGGTAA